A portion of the Agelaius phoeniceus isolate bAgePho1 chromosome 29, bAgePho1.hap1, whole genome shotgun sequence genome contains these proteins:
- the SUGP2 gene encoding SURP and G-patch domain-containing protein 2 isoform X2 produces the protein MASRRITRDTFEAVVQDKVKRYRSGAAGDPGHRFPEAGEQLGKDWHRNGDKKWELRQRNCLQHRRVGPVPGGSPGLQDGILVMAEELNKSPSRLPRPRYSESFQHDGRFPHANCQHQDWSQEPGEDYPGESYPGEDYPGEDYPGESYPGEDYPGEIYPREDYPGESYPGPSYRAASPLPRKENYFHGHFSRPAPREREFGQDHRRFGASREFGHHPAPHGQREYGQREREHRDYGPSGGWEAGGQHAAAGFGSPELLGDFRSPGLMEEEEFGSVEGPEYEAEDGEFRPRRGGVGRGRALRGKRLGRGAPKAKAFKADLKSPLKKWSVKKARPGLDAKALEPPLEGAAHPEQRPAPLQPHPAAAPRAVLRPPKPAHAFRSLSFDLVDKSDIFSTFGMEIIKWAGFHSIRNDAEFSRLFGALFELETETCAKMLASFKCSLRPEHRDYCFFTIKSLQHAALKTPKVDNEFLNMLLDKGAVKTKNCFFEIIKPFDKYIMRLQDRLLKGVTPLLMACNAYELSLKSSGFGNPREMAGAFETTVSLCRKSLALLGQTFALASVFRQEKILEAVGLQEMAPAPTAFPNFDDSTLFGREYIENLKAWLERSGFPIQMKKAEAAPVEQLQTGSPGPRAPQRADRKVLDTIEQLVSSIVAGTLSAKDRSAQKNSPEYWFLCDQESLEYKYYRLRLSEVQRSSLAGEAAAPEALRAMLYARRVASIKRRLFKRKKKPGLAPARARKVRRASTGTQTLLSAGTGTKQPGKNAPGGTGMEHPGKNAPGGTGVKQPGRNLAAGTGMEQPERNLAAGTGMEQPEQNLSAGTGMKHPDQNLSAGTGMEHPDKNAPGGTGMEQPERNLAAGTGMEHPDQNLPAGTGPDQNLAVGTGMKHPEQNLSAGTGLKQPGQNVPAGTGPDQNLAAGTGMKHPEQNVPAGTGLEHPDRNLPAGPGMEQPHQNLPAGTRMKHPEQNVSAGTGLEHPDRSLTAGPGLEQAQQNPPGAGAGLAQPGPGATCAPQGPTCAPQGATCAPQGATCAPQGSTCAPQGPTCAPQGSTCAPQGASSSSQVPVAAEGRADAEGLAADPEPLPALGSQFADVDARTMETAEKLARFVAQVGPEIEQFSIDNSADNPELWFLQDQTSPAFKFYRMKVLELCPSITFSPEAAEAARAAGTALDTEEDEEEEEEEEEEEEEEGEEEEEEAAEFEPSPADEEDEDDEEAVAAGRRVTKLEEDVVSLAGEEVSGGDAQLSSPSDGAVPTLSTQAPPGPGPGARFPRKRVSSKSLRVGLIPAPKRICLIQEPKVHEPVRIAYDRPRGCPVTKKKKPRALEVPQKRLSPRNVGFQMLQRMGWQEGHGLGSRGRGIREPLHLAAASAGEGLGVAGEQSHEDAFDVFRQRMIQMYRQKRANK, from the exons ATGGCCTCTCGGAGGATCACCCGCGACACGTTCGAGGCCGTGGTGCAGGACAAGGTGAAGCGGTACCGGAGCGGTGCCGCGGGGGATCCCGGCCATCGTTTCCCAG aggcaggagaacaGCTGGGCAAGGACTGGCACCGTAACGGggataaaaaatgggaattgaGACAAAGGAATTGTCTTCAGCATCGCAGAGTGGGTCCGGTTCCAGGCGggtctccagggctgcaggatggAATTCTGGTGATGGCCGAGGAGTTAAATAAAT ctccctcccggctgccccggccccgctaCAGCGAGAGCTTCCAGCACGACGGGCGCTTCCCTCATGCCAACTGCCAGCACCAGGACTGGAGCCAGGAGCCCGGGGAGGATTACCCTGGGGAGAGCTACCCCGGGGAGGATTATCCGGGGGAGGATTACCCTGGGGAGAGCTACCCTGGGGAGGATTACCCCGGGGAAATCTACCCCAGGGAGGATTATCCGGGGGAGAGTTACCCCGGCCCTTCCTACCGCGCCGCCAGCCCCCTGCCCCGCAAGGAGAATTATTTCCACGGACATTTCTCCCGGCCCGCGCCCCGGGAGCGGGAGTTTGGCCAGGATCACAGGAGGTTTGGCGCCAGCAGGGAGTTTGGGCACCACCCCGCTCCCCACGGGCAGCGGGAGTACGGGCAGCGGGAGCGGGAGCACCGGGACTACGGCCCCTCGGGGGGCTGGGAGGCCGGCGGGCAGCACGCAGCAGCGGGGTTTGGCTCCCCGGAGCTCCTGGGGGATTTCAGGTCCCCGGGgctgatggaggaggaggagtttgGCAGCGTGGAGGGCCCCGAGTACGAGGCCGAGGACGGCGAGTTCCGGCCGCGCCGGGGAGGcgtgggcaggggcagggcgCTCAGGGGGAAACGCCTCGGCAGGGGCGCGCCGAAGGCCAAGGCGTTCAAAGCAGACCTCAAAAGCCCCCTCAAGAAGTGGAGCGTGAAGAAGGCCCGGCCGGGGCTGGATGCCAAGGCTCTGGAGCCGCCTCTGGAAGGCGCTGCCCACCCCGAGCAGAGGCCGGCGCCCCTCCAGCCGCACCCCGCGGCGGCCCCCAGAGCCGTCCTGAGGCCGCCAAAGCCCGCCCACGCCTTCAGGAGCCTCAGCTTCGACCTGGTGGACAAGTCTGACATCTTCTCCACCTTCGGCATGGAGATCATCAAGTGGGCCGGGTTCCACAGCATCAGGAACGACGCCGAGTTCTCGCGGCTCTTCGGGGCCCTCTTCGAGCTGGAGACCGAGACCTGTGCCAAGATGCTGGCCTCCTTCAAGTGCTCCCTgaggccagagcacagagaTTATTGCTTCTTCACCATCAAGAGCCTGCAGCACGCCGCCCTGAAAACCCCCAAGGTGGACAACGAGTTCCTGAACATGCTGCTGGACAAGGGGGCCGTCAAAACCAAGAACTGCTTCTTTGAGATCATCAAGCCTTTTGATAAGTACATCATGAGGCTGCAGGACCGCCTCCTCAAGGGGGTGACCCCTCTGCTGATGGCCTGCAACGCCTACGAGCTGAGCCTCAAGAGCAGCGGCTTCGGCAACCCCCGGGAAATGGCCGGCGCCTTCGAGACCAccgtgtccctgtgcaggaaatccctggccctgctgggccagACCTTCGCCCTGGCCTCTGTCTTCAGGCAGGAGAAGATCCTGGAGGccgtggggctgcaggagatggcCCCGGCGCCCACAGCCTTCCCCAACTTCGACGACTCCACGCTCTTCGGGAGGGAGTACATCGAGAACCTGAAGGCCTGGCTGGAGAGGAGCGGGTTTCCCATCCAGATGAAGAAGGCAGAGGCAGCGCCCGTGGAGCAGCTCCAAACAGGCTCCCCCGGCCCCAGAG ccccccagcGAGCGGACAGGAAGGTTCTGGACACGATTGAGCAGCTGGTGAGCAGCATCGTGGCAGGAACCTTGTCTGCCAAGGACAGGAGTGCCCAGAAGAACTCTCCTGAGTACTG GTTCCTGTGTGACCAGGAGAGCCTGGAGTACAAGTACTACAGGCTGAGGCTGTCGGAggtgcagaggagcagcctggcaggggagGCAGCAGCCCCGGAGGCCCTGAGGGCCATGCTCTATGCCAGGAGGGTGGCCAGCATCAAAAGGAGActtttcaagaggaaaaaaaaacctgggcTTGCCCCTGCCCGTGCCAGGAAGGTGAGGAGGGCAAGCACTGGCACCCAGACCCTGCTGTCAGCGGGCACAGGCACGAAACAGCCAGGCAAAAATGCTCCAGGGGGCACAGGAATGGAACACCCAGGCAAAAATGCTCCAGGGGGCACAGGAGTGAAACAGCCAGGGAGAAACcttgcagcagggacaggaatggaACAGCCAGAGAGAAACcttgcagcagggacaggaatggaGCAGCCAGAGCAAAATCTGTCAGCTGGGACAGGAATGAAACACCCAGACCAAAATCTGTCAGCTGGCACAGGAATGGAACACCCAGACAAAAATGCTCCAGGGGGCACAGGAATGGAACAGCCAGAGAGAAACcttgcagctggcacaggaatGGAACACCCTGACCAAAATCtgccagctgggacagggccaGACCAAAACCTTGCAGTTGGCACAGGAATGAAACACCCAGAGCAAAACCTGtcagctggcacagggctgaAACAGCCAGGCCAAAAtgtcccagctgggacagggccaGACCAAAACcttgcagctggcacaggaatGAAACACCCAGAGCAAAATgtcccagctggcacagggctggaacaCCCAGACAGGAATCTCCCAGCTGGCCCAGGAATGGAGCAGCCACACCAAAATCTCCCAGCTGGCACAAGAATGAAACACCCAGAGCAAAATGTgtcagctgggacagggctggaacACCCAGACAGGAGCCTtacagctggcccagggctggagcaggcacAGCAAAACCCGCCCGGTGCAGGGGCtggcctggcccagcctggccctggcgCCACCTGTGCCCCCCAAGGCCCCACCTGTGCCCCCCAAGGCGCCACCTGTGCCCCCCAAGGCGCCACCTGTGCCCCCCAAGGTTCCACCTGTGCCCCCCAGGGCCCCACCTGTGCCCCCCAAGGTTCCACCTGTGCCCCCCAAGgcgccagcagcagctcccaggtgccCGTGGCAGCAGAGGGAAGAGCAGATGCCGAGGGTTTGGCAGCAGATCCTGAgcccctcccagcactgggatcgCAGTTTGCTGATG TGGATGCCAGGACCATGGAAACTGCAGAGAAGCTGGCCAGGTTTGTGGCTCAGGTAGGGCCAGAGATTGAGCAGTTCAGCATTGACAACAGCGCAGATAACCCCGAGCTCTG GTTCCTGCAGGACCAAACCAGCCCCGCCTTCAAGTTCTACCGCATGAAAGTCCTGGAGCTGTGTCcctccatcaccttcagccccgaggctgcagaagctgccagggctgcagggacagccctggacaccgaggaggacgaggaggaagaggaggaagaagaggaagaagaagaagaggaaggagaagaggaagaagaagaagcagctgAGTTTGAGCCCTCCCCAGctgatgaggaggatgaggatgatgaggaggCCGTGGCAGCAGGTAGAAGGGTGACAAAGCTAGAGGAAGATGTGGTGTCCCTGGCAGGAGAGGAGGTGTCAGGAGGTGACGCgcagctctccagcccctctgacGGCGCTGTCCCAACTCTGTCGACACAGGCACCCCCCGGCCCGGGCCCCGGCGCGCGCTTCCCCCGCAAACGCGTCAGCTCCAAGTCCCTGAGGGTGGGCCTGATCCCGGCCCCCAAACGGATCTGCCTCATCCAGGAGCCCAAAG TGCATGAACCTGTCAGGATTGCTTATGACAGACCCCGGGGCTGCCCtgtcacaaagaaaaaaaag CCCAGGGCGCTGGAGGTGCCCCAGAAGAGGCTGAGCCCCAGGAACGTGGGGTTCCAGATGCTGCAGAGgatgggctggcaggaggggcaCGGGCTGGGCTCGCGCGGCCGCGGCATCCGGGAGCCCCTGCACCT ggctgcagcctcggctggggagggtttgggagtGGCGGGGGAGCAGAGCCACGAGGACGCCTTCGACGTTTTCCGCCAGAGGATGATCCAGATGTACCGGCAGAAACGGGCAAACAAATAG
- the SUGP2 gene encoding SURP and G-patch domain-containing protein 2 isoform X3: protein MASRRITRDTFEAVVQDKVKRYRSGAAGDPGHRFPEAGEQLGKDWHRNGDKKWELRQRNCLQHRRVGPVPGGSPGLQDGILVMAEELNKSPSRLPRPRYSESFQHDGRFPHANCQHQDWSQEPGEDYPGESYPGEDYPGEDYPGESYPGEDYPGEIYPREDYPGESYPGPSYRAASPLPRKENYFHGHFSRPAPREREFGQDHRRFGASREFGHHPAPHGQREYGQREREHRDYGPSGGWEAGGQHAAAGFGSPELLGDFRSPGLMEEEEFGSVEGPEYEAEDGEFRPRRGGVGRGRALRGKRLGRGAPKAKAFKADLKSPLKKWSVKKARPGLDAKALEPPLEGAAHPEQRPAPLQPHPAAAPRAVLRPPKPAHAFRSLSFDLVDKSDIFSTFGMEIIKWAGFHSIRNDAEFSRLFGALFELETETCAKMLASFKCSLRPEHRDYCFFTIKSLQHAALKTPKVDNEFLNMLLDKGAVKTKNCFFEIIKPFDKYIMRLQDRLLKGVTPLLMACNAYELSLKSSGFGNPREMAGAFETTVSLCRKSLALLGQTFALASVFRQEKILEAVGLQEMAPAPTAFPNFDDSTLFGREYIENLKAWLERSGFPIQMKKAEAAPVEQLQTGSPGPRAPQRADRKVLDTIEQLVSSIVAGTLSAKDRSAQKNSPEYWFLCDQESLEYKYYRLRLSEVQRSSLAGEAAAPEALRAMLYARRVASIKRRLFKRKKKPGLAPARARKVRRASTGTQTLLSAGTGTKQPGKNAPGGTGMEHPGKNAPGGTGVKQPGRNLAAGTGMEQPERNLAAGTGMEQPEQNLSAGTGMKHPDQNLSAGTGMEHPDKNAPGGTGMEQPERNLAAGTGMEHPDQNLPAGTGPDQNLAVGTGMKHPEQNLSAGTGLKQPGQNVPAGTGPDQNLAAGTGMKHPEQNVPAGTGLEQPHQNLPAGTRMKHPEQNVSAGTGLEHPDRSLTAGPGLEQAQQNPPGAGAGLAQPGPGATCAPQGPTCAPQGATCAPQGATCAPQGSTCAPQGPTCAPQGSTCAPQGASSSSQVPVAAEGRADAEGLAADPEPLPALGSQFADVDARTMETAEKLARFVAQVGPEIEQFSIDNSADNPELWFLQDQTSPAFKFYRMKVLELCPSITFSPEAAEAARAAGTALDTEEDEEEEEEEEEEEEEEGEEEEEEAAEFEPSPADEEDEDDEEAVAAGRRVTKLEEDVVSLAGEEVSGGDAQLSSPSDGAVPTLSTQAPPGPGPGARFPRKRVSSKSLRVGLIPAPKRICLIQEPKVHEPVRIAYDRPRGCPVTKKKKKPRALEVPQKRLSPRNVGFQMLQRMGWQEGHGLGSRGRGIREPLHLAAASAGEGLGVAGEQSHEDAFDVFRQRMIQMYRQKRANK, encoded by the exons ATGGCCTCTCGGAGGATCACCCGCGACACGTTCGAGGCCGTGGTGCAGGACAAGGTGAAGCGGTACCGGAGCGGTGCCGCGGGGGATCCCGGCCATCGTTTCCCAG aggcaggagaacaGCTGGGCAAGGACTGGCACCGTAACGGggataaaaaatgggaattgaGACAAAGGAATTGTCTTCAGCATCGCAGAGTGGGTCCGGTTCCAGGCGggtctccagggctgcaggatggAATTCTGGTGATGGCCGAGGAGTTAAATAAAT ctccctcccggctgccccggccccgctaCAGCGAGAGCTTCCAGCACGACGGGCGCTTCCCTCATGCCAACTGCCAGCACCAGGACTGGAGCCAGGAGCCCGGGGAGGATTACCCTGGGGAGAGCTACCCCGGGGAGGATTATCCGGGGGAGGATTACCCTGGGGAGAGCTACCCTGGGGAGGATTACCCCGGGGAAATCTACCCCAGGGAGGATTATCCGGGGGAGAGTTACCCCGGCCCTTCCTACCGCGCCGCCAGCCCCCTGCCCCGCAAGGAGAATTATTTCCACGGACATTTCTCCCGGCCCGCGCCCCGGGAGCGGGAGTTTGGCCAGGATCACAGGAGGTTTGGCGCCAGCAGGGAGTTTGGGCACCACCCCGCTCCCCACGGGCAGCGGGAGTACGGGCAGCGGGAGCGGGAGCACCGGGACTACGGCCCCTCGGGGGGCTGGGAGGCCGGCGGGCAGCACGCAGCAGCGGGGTTTGGCTCCCCGGAGCTCCTGGGGGATTTCAGGTCCCCGGGgctgatggaggaggaggagtttgGCAGCGTGGAGGGCCCCGAGTACGAGGCCGAGGACGGCGAGTTCCGGCCGCGCCGGGGAGGcgtgggcaggggcagggcgCTCAGGGGGAAACGCCTCGGCAGGGGCGCGCCGAAGGCCAAGGCGTTCAAAGCAGACCTCAAAAGCCCCCTCAAGAAGTGGAGCGTGAAGAAGGCCCGGCCGGGGCTGGATGCCAAGGCTCTGGAGCCGCCTCTGGAAGGCGCTGCCCACCCCGAGCAGAGGCCGGCGCCCCTCCAGCCGCACCCCGCGGCGGCCCCCAGAGCCGTCCTGAGGCCGCCAAAGCCCGCCCACGCCTTCAGGAGCCTCAGCTTCGACCTGGTGGACAAGTCTGACATCTTCTCCACCTTCGGCATGGAGATCATCAAGTGGGCCGGGTTCCACAGCATCAGGAACGACGCCGAGTTCTCGCGGCTCTTCGGGGCCCTCTTCGAGCTGGAGACCGAGACCTGTGCCAAGATGCTGGCCTCCTTCAAGTGCTCCCTgaggccagagcacagagaTTATTGCTTCTTCACCATCAAGAGCCTGCAGCACGCCGCCCTGAAAACCCCCAAGGTGGACAACGAGTTCCTGAACATGCTGCTGGACAAGGGGGCCGTCAAAACCAAGAACTGCTTCTTTGAGATCATCAAGCCTTTTGATAAGTACATCATGAGGCTGCAGGACCGCCTCCTCAAGGGGGTGACCCCTCTGCTGATGGCCTGCAACGCCTACGAGCTGAGCCTCAAGAGCAGCGGCTTCGGCAACCCCCGGGAAATGGCCGGCGCCTTCGAGACCAccgtgtccctgtgcaggaaatccctggccctgctgggccagACCTTCGCCCTGGCCTCTGTCTTCAGGCAGGAGAAGATCCTGGAGGccgtggggctgcaggagatggcCCCGGCGCCCACAGCCTTCCCCAACTTCGACGACTCCACGCTCTTCGGGAGGGAGTACATCGAGAACCTGAAGGCCTGGCTGGAGAGGAGCGGGTTTCCCATCCAGATGAAGAAGGCAGAGGCAGCGCCCGTGGAGCAGCTCCAAACAGGCTCCCCCGGCCCCAGAG ccccccagcGAGCGGACAGGAAGGTTCTGGACACGATTGAGCAGCTGGTGAGCAGCATCGTGGCAGGAACCTTGTCTGCCAAGGACAGGAGTGCCCAGAAGAACTCTCCTGAGTACTG GTTCCTGTGTGACCAGGAGAGCCTGGAGTACAAGTACTACAGGCTGAGGCTGTCGGAggtgcagaggagcagcctggcaggggagGCAGCAGCCCCGGAGGCCCTGAGGGCCATGCTCTATGCCAGGAGGGTGGCCAGCATCAAAAGGAGActtttcaagaggaaaaaaaaacctgggcTTGCCCCTGCCCGTGCCAGGAAGGTGAGGAGGGCAAGCACTGGCACCCAGACCCTGCTGTCAGCGGGCACAGGCACGAAACAGCCAGGCAAAAATGCTCCAGGGGGCACAGGAATGGAACACCCAGGCAAAAATGCTCCAGGGGGCACAGGAGTGAAACAGCCAGGGAGAAACcttgcagcagggacaggaatggaACAGCCAGAGAGAAACcttgcagcagggacaggaatggaGCAGCCAGAGCAAAATCTGTCAGCTGGGACAGGAATGAAACACCCAGACCAAAATCTGTCAGCTGGCACAGGAATGGAACACCCAGACAAAAATGCTCCAGGGGGCACAGGAATGGAACAGCCAGAGAGAAACcttgcagctggcacaggaatGGAACACCCTGACCAAAATCtgccagctgggacagggccaGACCAAAACCTTGCAGTTGGCACAGGAATGAAACACCCAGAGCAAAACCTGtcagctggcacagggctgaAACAGCCAGGCCAAAAtgtcccagctgggacagggccaGACCAAAACcttgcagctggcacaggaatGAAACACCCAGAGCAAAATgtcccagctggcacagggc TGGAGCAGCCACACCAAAATCTCCCAGCTGGCACAAGAATGAAACACCCAGAGCAAAATGTgtcagctgggacagggctggaacACCCAGACAGGAGCCTtacagctggcccagggctggagcaggcacAGCAAAACCCGCCCGGTGCAGGGGCtggcctggcccagcctggccctggcgCCACCTGTGCCCCCCAAGGCCCCACCTGTGCCCCCCAAGGCGCCACCTGTGCCCCCCAAGGCGCCACCTGTGCCCCCCAAGGTTCCACCTGTGCCCCCCAGGGCCCCACCTGTGCCCCCCAAGGTTCCACCTGTGCCCCCCAAGgcgccagcagcagctcccaggtgccCGTGGCAGCAGAGGGAAGAGCAGATGCCGAGGGTTTGGCAGCAGATCCTGAgcccctcccagcactgggatcgCAGTTTGCTGATG TGGATGCCAGGACCATGGAAACTGCAGAGAAGCTGGCCAGGTTTGTGGCTCAGGTAGGGCCAGAGATTGAGCAGTTCAGCATTGACAACAGCGCAGATAACCCCGAGCTCTG GTTCCTGCAGGACCAAACCAGCCCCGCCTTCAAGTTCTACCGCATGAAAGTCCTGGAGCTGTGTCcctccatcaccttcagccccgaggctgcagaagctgccagggctgcagggacagccctggacaccgaggaggacgaggaggaagaggaggaagaagaggaagaagaagaagaggaaggagaagaggaagaagaagaagcagctgAGTTTGAGCCCTCCCCAGctgatgaggaggatgaggatgatgaggaggCCGTGGCAGCAGGTAGAAGGGTGACAAAGCTAGAGGAAGATGTGGTGTCCCTGGCAGGAGAGGAGGTGTCAGGAGGTGACGCgcagctctccagcccctctgacGGCGCTGTCCCAACTCTGTCGACACAGGCACCCCCCGGCCCGGGCCCCGGCGCGCGCTTCCCCCGCAAACGCGTCAGCTCCAAGTCCCTGAGGGTGGGCCTGATCCCGGCCCCCAAACGGATCTGCCTCATCCAGGAGCCCAAAG TGCATGAACCTGTCAGGATTGCTTATGACAGACCCCGGGGCTGCCCtgtcacaaagaaaaaaaag aAGCCCAGGGCGCTGGAGGTGCCCCAGAAGAGGCTGAGCCCCAGGAACGTGGGGTTCCAGATGCTGCAGAGgatgggctggcaggaggggcaCGGGCTGGGCTCGCGCGGCCGCGGCATCCGGGAGCCCCTGCACCT ggctgcagcctcggctggggagggtttgggagtGGCGGGGGAGCAGAGCCACGAGGACGCCTTCGACGTTTTCCGCCAGAGGATGATCCAGATGTACCGGCAGAAACGGGCAAACAAATAG